The following are from one region of the Capsicum annuum cultivar UCD-10X-F1 chromosome 1, UCD10Xv1.1, whole genome shotgun sequence genome:
- the LOC107850318 gene encoding ankyrin repeat domain-containing protein 6 isoform X2, whose amino-acid sequence MLHLAAWSGHAQIVDYLVKNKADVGAAAMDDMGAIHFAAQKGHLEVVRLLVSSGVSVKSCNRKGMTALHYAAQGSHLELVKYLLKKGANPNAKNKAGKTSIDLASDEEVSSILGQPGTASSKEGANKAKSESESKSFSKAKIERSDDKGAATEEGEIDAKKDESLKRKANEDETNDKSTETKKAKVALNHLLAADDNQEDEENL is encoded by the coding sequence GCTCCATCTAGCGGCGTGGTCTGGGCATGCCCAGATAGTGGATTATCTCGTCAAAAACAAAGCTGATGTTGGCGCTGCTGCTATGGACGACATGGGTGCAATTCACTTTGCTGCTCAAAAAGGACACTTGGAAGTTGTTAGGCTTCTTGTTAGTTCTGGAGTATCCGTCAAATCATGCAATCGCAAAGGTATGACTGCCCTTCATTATGCTGCCCAAGGATCTCACCTGGAACTCGTAAAGTATTTGCTGAAGAAAGGTGCAAATCCCAACGCTAAAAACAAGGCAGGGAAAACCTCCATTGATCTCGCGAGCGATGAAGAAGTCAGCTCCATTTTAGGTCAACCTGGAACTGCATCCTCCAAAGAAGGTGCAAACAAGGCTAAATCCGAATCAGAATCAAAATCATTTTCGAAGGCGAAGATAGAGAGGTCTGACGACAAAGGTGCTGCAACTGAGGAAGGAGAAATAGACGCCAAGAAAGATGAATCGCTCAAGAGAAAAGCCAACGAAGATGAAACGAACGACAAGTCAACAGAAACAAAGAAGGCGAAAGTTGCGTTGAATCATCTTCTAGCTGCAGATGACAACCAGGAAGATGAAGAAAATCTTTGA
- the LOC107857382 gene encoding fruit-specific protein — MAAVKKFAIFFVVLLAITIVDMCGTSKVVQVTGSSCGDDCGSNSDCGGWTPCQWCNEKTNPYTGETFKSCDMSFNLEPFATISSRQDIRGRFFHDSFRPREREQ; from the exons ATGGCTGCAGTGAAAAAGTTTGCAATCTTCTTCGTTGTTCTCTTGGCCATAACTATTG TTGATATGTGTGGAACATCAAAAGTAGTGCAAGTTACGGGAAGCAGTTGTGGCGATGATTGTGGGAGTAACAGTGATTGTGGTGGTTGGACTCCTTGCCAGTGGTGTAATGAGAAGACAAATCCTTACACTGGTGAAACATTCAAGTCATGTGACATGTCCTTTAATTTGGAGCCATTTGCCACAATCTCGTCTCGTCAAGATATACGAGGCAGATTCTTTCATGACTCGTTTCGGCCGAGAGAAAGAGAGCAATGA